The DNA sequence ACCATATTATAACTTCCTTACCTTAAATTTTCTTTTAAAAATTTCTTTATTATCTCCCTATATTCATCATTATATTTTCTTATTGCTTGAACATGCTTAGTATCTTTAAATACATGCATTTCTTTGTTTTTTAGTAACTCATATACTCTTTCAGAGTTTTTAATTGGAACAAAACTATCAATATCTCCATGTAATATTAATCCTTTTAAATTAGTATTTTTTAATCCTTCTCTTGCATCTACATAAGAAATAAAATAGCCTCCTCTAATTCTTGTAACTAAACTTGCAAAATCTAATATTGGGAAAGAAGGTAACTTAAATAATTTTTTTAATTGATAAGCCATTTGTTCTTTTAATACCAAATAACCACTATCATCTATGAAAGCCTTAACATTATCCGGCAAATTCTTATTAAGTGAATTTAATACTGTTGCTGCCCCCATACTCATTCCCGATATTACAATTTTAGCATTAGGATCTTCTTCTACTATTCTATTAGCCCACATAGCCAAATCAACACTATCAAATCCACCCATTGATATTACATCGCCTTCACTATCTCCAAAACCTAGTAAATCAGGTGCTAACACATTGTAACCTAAGTCATAAAATAATTTAATATATATTGATACATAATATGCACTGCTTCCATAACCATGTACCATTATTACATATTTATCCGTCTTTTCTTTTTGCATAAATCTATGTGCTACTATTTTAGCACCAGTAACACTTGTTCCATATATTTTTTCATCATTTTCTAAAAACCATTTTTTATTTTCTTCTTCTTTTTCATATTTTACTGTATCGTCATCATCTTGTGCTAATACTTCTGATGATATATTTTTAGGATTCAATGAATAATCATATAAATAATTTCCTATTCCTAAAAACACTAGTAATACAACCGTTACTATTCCTAATAATACTTTTTTTAACATTACTACTCTCCTATTTTTTCATAAACTTCTTGTAATCTTCTAAATCTGCTTCTTACACCTGACTTAGTTATATTAAGTTTAGTTGCTAATTCCTGTAATGATATTTCTTGATACTTTAATCTTAATTTTGCTAATTCTTGTAATGGATGACTAAGTTTTGATATACCTACGTGTTTATCAATTTGTTCTATCATTTTTACCTGCTTATTTGAAGTATTTAATTTTTTCATTTCATTTGCTATTTCATAATTAATACTTCTACTTATTTT is a window from the Oceanivirga salmonicida genome containing:
- a CDS encoding alpha/beta hydrolase, whose amino-acid sequence is MLKKVLLGIVTVVLLVFLGIGNYLYDYSLNPKNISSEVLAQDDDDTVKYEKEEENKKWFLENDEKIYGTSVTGAKIVAHRFMQKEKTDKYVIMVHGYGSSAYYVSIYIKLFYDLGYNVLAPDLLGFGDSEGDVISMGGFDSVDLAMWANRIVEEDPNAKIVISGMSMGAATVLNSLNKNLPDNVKAFIDDSGYLVLKEQMAYQLKKLFKLPSFPILDFASLVTRIRGGYFISYVDAREGLKNTNLKGLILHGDIDSFVPIKNSERVYELLKNKEMHVFKDTKHVQAIRKYNDEYREIIKKFLKENLR